One Pullulanibacillus sp. KACC 23026 DNA segment encodes these proteins:
- the fliT gene encoding flagellar protein FliT, which yields MERLIEEIYEITKKMNQTIKLEDYQGYHLLLQDRQARMEEVDRQKAELLNFQPTKNLKLLLKEILDLDHEMKSLLEKSIQENQRSIQQVKRVKKFTKGYQPRIQQTNGVFFDRKK from the coding sequence ATGGAACGGTTAATCGAGGAAATCTACGAAATTACAAAAAAAATGAATCAAACCATCAAGCTGGAAGATTATCAGGGGTATCACTTATTATTACAAGATCGCCAAGCGAGAATGGAGGAAGTGGACCGGCAAAAAGCGGAACTGCTCAACTTCCAACCCACCAAAAATCTTAAGCTTTTATTAAAAGAAATCTTAGACCTTGATCATGAAATGAAAAGCCTCCTAGAGAAATCGATACAGGAAAATCAGAGGTCGATCCAGCAGGTAAAAAGAGTTAAAAAGTTTACTAAGGGGTATCAGCCAAGAATTCAACAAACAAACGGGGTATTTTTTGATAGGAAAAAATGA
- the fliS gene encoding flagellar export chaperone FliS has protein sequence MGMNNPYQTYQRQAVTTSKPEELTLMLYQGMVKFIRLAKLAMEKQTIEEAHHNNLKAQDILSELMITLKDGYPISDSLLALYDYMKRRLVEANRTKRVEILEEVEGFAVDLADTWSTAIKEMKTKG, from the coding sequence ATGGGCATGAATAATCCTTATCAAACCTATCAAAGACAAGCCGTTACGACATCGAAGCCTGAAGAGTTAACGCTTATGTTATATCAAGGAATGGTTAAATTCATTCGATTAGCCAAACTTGCTATGGAAAAACAGACGATCGAAGAGGCTCATCATAACAATTTGAAAGCTCAAGATATTCTAAGCGAGCTTATGATTACATTAAAAGATGGTTATCCCATTTCAGACTCTCTCTTGGCCTTATATGATTACATGAAACGTCGATTAGTTGAGGCGAATCGGACGAAGCGTGTTGAAATTTTGGAAGAAGTAGAAGGGTTTGCGGTTGATTTAGCGGACACCTGGTCCACGGCAATAAAAGAAATGAAAACAAAAGGTTAG
- a CDS encoding flagellar brake domain-containing protein has product MYPKVNQNVLIETDSDHSCRSVISGIEDNELSIMLLDRDMIGLLTEGEKLAITYILETNKYQFKSTILGRKLGPIPLIRLTRPHEKDIIKIQQRENFRVSAALTIDLKDQEVAITNISAGGLLVTAPIDFPIETDEMVTGSFLLPLPNKNQAEQISFDGQVKRIAVQEKLEDKKQAGIEFIKISQRDQTKIMQYCFEKQRQNRLKEKQIR; this is encoded by the coding sequence ATGTATCCCAAAGTAAACCAAAATGTCCTAATAGAAACCGATTCCGATCATTCCTGTCGTTCGGTTATTAGTGGAATAGAAGATAATGAGCTCTCGATCATGCTTTTGGACCGAGACATGATTGGACTGTTGACTGAAGGAGAAAAGCTTGCGATTACCTATATTTTAGAGACGAATAAATATCAATTTAAGTCAACGATCTTGGGTAGAAAGCTCGGTCCGATTCCTTTAATACGATTAACTCGACCTCACGAGAAAGACATTATTAAAATCCAGCAAAGGGAGAATTTCCGTGTATCGGCGGCTCTGACGATAGACTTAAAGGATCAGGAAGTAGCGATTACGAATATCAGTGCCGGCGGTTTATTGGTAACAGCTCCTATTGATTTTCCAATCGAAACAGACGAAATGGTGACAGGGTCTTTCCTGCTTCCTTTGCCTAATAAGAATCAAGCGGAACAGATTTCCTTTGACGGACAAGTCAAACGGATAGCAGTCCAAGAGAAACTCGAAGATAAGAAGCAAGCAGGAATTGAATTTATAAAAATCAGCCAGCGGGATCAAACAAAGATCATGCAATATTGCTTTGAAAAACAAAGACAAAATCGACTGAAAGAAAAACAAATCAGATAA
- the flgL gene encoding flagellar hook-associated protein FlgL, protein MSTRVTQGMMSQTMLYNLQQNNSLMNKLQQQAATGEKISRPSDDPVVAVRGMYYQSTLTDIDQYKKNADDGYSWMSSTDDALDQVNQVLQRVRELTVQGQNGTNTQSDKEAIAQEVDQLKDQLGEIANSQIAGRYIFAGTDTSTAPYGTDPNNPDSEATFLSDNEQQLQVQVGQNTPIPINVSGKDVFNNNGQGGVFQVLSDIVSDFSSSDGSTTSDHLADLDSQIDNVLQLRSDLGARMNRMQLSQSRLDGLETSTTDLLSKNSDVDMASVYTDLKSQETVQSAALEIGARIIQPTLADFLK, encoded by the coding sequence ATGAGCACCCGTGTTACTCAAGGCATGATGAGTCAAACGATGCTGTATAATTTACAGCAGAACAATTCATTAATGAATAAATTACAACAGCAGGCGGCTACTGGTGAAAAAATTTCGCGGCCTTCGGATGATCCTGTTGTCGCTGTCAGAGGGATGTATTATCAATCGACCTTAACAGATATCGATCAATATAAGAAAAATGCGGATGATGGGTATTCCTGGATGTCCTCGACGGATGACGCGCTTGATCAGGTCAATCAAGTTCTGCAGCGGGTTAGGGAACTCACCGTCCAGGGGCAAAATGGAACGAATACTCAAAGTGATAAGGAAGCCATTGCCCAAGAAGTGGACCAGCTTAAGGATCAATTGGGTGAGATTGCGAATTCGCAAATCGCCGGGAGATATATCTTTGCCGGGACCGATACGAGCACGGCACCTTATGGGACGGATCCTAATAACCCTGATTCAGAAGCAACGTTTTTAAGCGATAATGAACAGCAACTTCAAGTACAGGTCGGACAGAACACGCCGATTCCAATCAATGTATCTGGGAAAGATGTGTTTAACAACAACGGTCAAGGCGGCGTGTTTCAAGTGCTTTCTGACATTGTGTCTGATTTCTCCTCTTCAGATGGAAGTACAACAAGTGATCACTTAGCGGATTTGGATAGTCAAATCGATAATGTCCTCCAATTGCGTTCTGACCTCGGGGCGCGGATGAACCGGATGCAGTTGAGTCAATCCCGATTGGACGGACTTGAGACGTCAACAACCGATTTGCTTTCCAAAAATTCCGATGTCGACATGGCTAGCGTATACACCGATTTAAAATCACAAGAAACGGTTCAGTCAGCAGCACTCGAGATTGGGGCTCGAATTATACAACCAACCTTGGCTGACTTCTTGAAATAG
- the flgK gene encoding flagellar hook-associated protein FlgK, which yields MTSTFLGLEIGKRGLAAQQAALTTTGHNIANANTPGYTRQSAVFQATNAIPVAGLSSDTTTGQLGTGVEVAQITRLRDSFLDTQYRNENTDLGYWTAKSDTYTKIEDAINEPSDQGLAATMDTFFESWQELANDPDSSSTRAVVRQDAVAVTDSFNAISSSLDQMQSDLHNVITTNTDDVNSLATQIANLNDQISRLVPNDYQPNDLYDQRDNLIDQLSNLVDVQVTPGDSGMVNISVGSGSLVSGKTSNTLSVGFDSDSGLVDPDQIEIGGNKVTLQSGELLGDMESYGILGQEDQSIIPSMKAKINSLATTFADAVNTAHKNGLNLDNINGVSDEKVDFFVGTSAGDMQVNPEIMNSLNLIAAAKVESDGQSSTGNGQNAMDIYNIKSTNLNFPGTTTNVDDYYQNIVGQLGIDSQESQRMEDNAQTIVQQVDNRRQSVSGVSLDEEMTNMIRFQQAYNSSARMVSVMNDCLDKIINGMGQV from the coding sequence ATGACATCGACCTTTTTAGGTTTAGAGATCGGTAAACGAGGACTCGCCGCTCAACAAGCCGCTCTGACGACGACCGGTCATAATATTGCTAATGCGAATACACCGGGGTATACGAGACAGAGTGCTGTCTTTCAAGCGACGAATGCAATACCTGTAGCGGGATTAAGCAGTGATACGACGACGGGGCAATTAGGAACGGGCGTAGAAGTTGCCCAAATTACTCGTCTGAGAGACAGCTTTTTAGATACCCAATACCGGAATGAGAATACAGATCTAGGCTACTGGACCGCCAAAAGTGATACCTACACCAAAATTGAAGATGCAATAAATGAGCCTTCTGATCAGGGGCTTGCAGCGACCATGGACACTTTTTTCGAAAGCTGGCAGGAACTCGCTAATGACCCGGACAGTTCTTCAACTCGCGCTGTTGTACGCCAAGATGCGGTCGCGGTTACGGATTCCTTTAATGCGATATCCAGTTCATTGGATCAAATGCAATCAGACCTTCACAATGTAATTACCACCAATACAGATGATGTGAATTCCTTAGCGACTCAAATTGCGAATTTAAATGATCAAATCTCACGCTTAGTTCCGAATGATTATCAACCGAATGATTTATATGATCAGCGGGATAACTTAATTGATCAATTATCGAATTTAGTGGACGTCCAAGTGACACCAGGGGACAGCGGCATGGTTAATATTTCAGTCGGAAGTGGCTCACTTGTTTCTGGTAAAACCTCAAACACGCTTTCGGTTGGTTTTGATTCGGATAGTGGACTCGTCGACCCAGACCAAATTGAAATTGGCGGAAATAAGGTGACCTTGCAATCTGGTGAATTATTAGGAGACATGGAGTCTTATGGAATACTTGGTCAAGAAGATCAATCGATCATACCAAGTATGAAAGCCAAAATAAATAGCCTTGCAACGACGTTTGCGGATGCGGTCAACACCGCCCATAAGAATGGCTTAAATTTAGATAATATTAATGGGGTTTCCGATGAGAAAGTCGACTTTTTTGTTGGAACGTCAGCGGGCGATATGCAGGTCAATCCGGAAATTATGAATTCATTAAACTTGATTGCCGCTGCGAAAGTGGAATCAGATGGCCAATCTTCAACGGGGAATGGGCAAAATGCGATGGATATTTATAATATTAAATCGACTAATTTAAATTTCCCTGGTACTACGACTAACGTGGATGATTATTACCAAAATATTGTTGGACAACTGGGGATTGATTCACAAGAGTCCCAGCGCATGGAAGACAATGCACAGACGATTGTCCAACAGGTCGACAATCGCAGACAATCGGTTTCAGGCGTCTCTTTGGATGAAGAAATGACCAATATGATTCGTTTCCAACAGGCCTATAATTCATCCGCCAGAATGGTTTCAGTCATGAACGACTGTTTGGATAAAATCATTAACGGAATGGGTCAAGTCTGA
- a CDS encoding flagellar protein FlgN, translating to MDTLKRLLLTLNAMVDAHTRVLELAQEKRALLIQGPIQDLQDLIVKENNCVVDIQNLEQERQLLVQEYMEQNRLSSLTYTLEDLLKHLKQQNVKDTFVTLAKQLRHLIKEITHLNESNQQLLQTSLSYIHYSIGILARREPAITYGPQSTNGYSSLLDAKV from the coding sequence ATGGATACTTTAAAAAGATTGCTTCTAACATTAAATGCGATGGTCGATGCTCACACCCGAGTTCTTGAATTAGCTCAAGAAAAAAGAGCGCTTCTTATTCAAGGGCCCATTCAAGATCTTCAAGATTTGATCGTTAAAGAAAATAACTGTGTTGTAGACATTCAGAATCTAGAGCAGGAAAGACAACTATTGGTTCAAGAGTATATGGAACAAAACCGATTGTCCTCTCTTACTTACACGCTTGAGGATTTGCTGAAACACCTCAAACAACAAAATGTCAAAGACACTTTTGTTACGCTTGCGAAGCAGCTCCGCCACTTAATTAAGGAAATTACCCATTTAAACGAAAGTAATCAACAATTACTTCAAACCTCTCTTTCCTATATTCATTATTCGATTGGGATTCTTGCTCGGAGGGAGCCAGCGATTACGTATGGCCCTCAAAGCACGAACGGTTATTCAAGTCTTTTGGATGCCAAGGTTTAA
- the flgM gene encoding flagellar biosynthesis anti-sigma factor FlgM, whose product MRINDSNYGAYFYQNQQKQSNTTNKTKPTQSSASDVQISSRGRELSQAALSEQTQRKSRVDELKQQISNGTYQVDSRKIADKMINFWNGSSN is encoded by the coding sequence ATGCGTATTAATGACAGCAATTATGGAGCTTACTTCTATCAAAATCAACAAAAACAGTCAAATACAACAAATAAAACGAAACCGACTCAGAGCAGTGCGTCTGACGTTCAAATATCATCACGCGGCCGGGAATTGTCTCAAGCGGCCTTGTCCGAGCAAACCCAACGGAAAAGTCGCGTCGATGAATTAAAACAACAAATTTCGAACGGAACTTATCAGGTGGATAGCCGAAAAATCGCGGATAAGATGATTAATTTCTGGAATGGTTCTTCCAACTAG
- a CDS encoding DUF6470 family protein: MQIPQIRLQQTYAQIGLRITQPVMEIEQQPADLSIKQTPAQMDITKTPSHLEIDQEEAWEQLGFKPLSVLTRDAAEDAKQAAVEAVGEIAQEGDQLAHIENKSNTVAAIVSSKANPAPSDSGNGFIPTSELVKINYTPSELHINWKLGETEINVTPHLVKINYTAGKTEVYLRQQPQLKTDFTEININV; the protein is encoded by the coding sequence ATGCAAATTCCACAAATTCGCTTGCAGCAAACTTACGCACAAATTGGCTTACGCATTACCCAGCCGGTAATGGAAATCGAGCAGCAACCCGCTGATTTGTCGATCAAACAAACCCCTGCGCAAATGGACATCACGAAGACACCGTCACACCTCGAGATTGATCAGGAGGAGGCTTGGGAGCAATTAGGGTTTAAGCCATTGAGTGTCTTAACGAGGGATGCCGCGGAAGACGCGAAGCAAGCCGCTGTTGAAGCGGTAGGTGAGATCGCCCAAGAAGGGGATCAACTGGCGCACATCGAAAATAAGTCGAACACGGTAGCGGCCATTGTCTCATCGAAGGCGAATCCCGCTCCGTCAGACTCCGGAAATGGCTTCATTCCAACTTCTGAATTAGTGAAGATCAACTATACCCCAAGCGAACTTCATATCAACTGGAAACTCGGTGAAACAGAAATTAACGTCACCCCACATCTCGTCAAAATCAACTATACAGCGGGAAAAACAGAAGTCTATCTGCGCCAACAACCACAGCTGAAAACAGATTTCACCGAGATCAATATCAACGTCTAA
- the flaG gene encoding flagellar protein FlaG, which yields MFNKITGSKGQSPVTDSQVKPVEGVSKVKKYSEDQHDQPQTQQENSTKEKTEKVIDTMNGFFKESNTHLEYKYHDELKKYYVAIVDDQTNDVVKEIPSKKLLDIYAAMNDYLGLLMDKRA from the coding sequence ATGTTCAATAAAATTACTGGTTCCAAGGGTCAGAGTCCTGTAACGGATAGTCAAGTGAAACCGGTTGAAGGCGTTTCGAAAGTAAAGAAGTATTCGGAAGACCAACACGATCAACCCCAGACACAGCAAGAAAACTCGACAAAAGAAAAAACGGAAAAAGTGATTGATACCATGAATGGGTTCTTTAAGGAATCCAATACCCACTTGGAATATAAGTATCATGACGAATTGAAAAAGTACTATGTCGCAATTGTTGATGACCAAACAAATGATGTCGTTAAGGAAATTCCATCTAAGAAACTTTTAGATATCTATGCAGCTATGAACGATTATTTAGGTCTTCTTATGGATAAAAGGGCATAA
- a CDS encoding flagellin, whose product MSMNINGDFVFKKEVSLQLLAINPIDVMTQPDAANAIDQIDEAIETVSSERSRFGALQNRLEYSLNNASNYETNITASESRISAADMASEMMNQSKYSILSQVAEAMLAQANQQSQQVLQLLRG is encoded by the coding sequence ATGAGCATGAATATTAATGGGGATTTTGTTTTTAAAAAGGAAGTAAGTCTCCAGTTGCTAGCTATCAATCCTATCGATGTGATGACTCAACCAGATGCCGCAAATGCAATCGATCAAATTGATGAGGCCATTGAAACGGTCTCAAGTGAACGGTCTAGGTTTGGTGCTTTGCAAAACCGATTGGAGTATTCCTTGAACAATGCTTCGAACTATGAAACGAACATCACCGCATCTGAATCCCGTATTTCTGCCGCAGATATGGCTTCCGAAATGATGAATCAATCTAAATATAGTATTCTTTCACAGGTAGCAGAAGCCATGCTTGCACAAGCTAATCAACAATCGCAACAAGTCCTTCAATTACTTCGTGGTTGA
- a CDS encoding flagellin: protein MQINTNITAMNTLRLLNNASQAQSKSMAKLSSGLRINSAADDAAGLSISEKMKGQIRGLDQASRNAQDGISMTQTAEGALNETTDILQRMRELATQSANDTNTDQDRSAIQDEMNQLTDEVNRIGNTTEFNTQKLLNGGNAGPVQNVQADSAFTNAAVTGASGLTGDTDHTIAITYNAGTSATTIAASTSLTKAGTGTATGTISGTYTGTSDISSITVAKDSTTGDWTVNGDTVTPSTNDLSWNGLTISFDDISNTANGDTFTYTGDVNAEVAAGYTATIDDSAVTGTVSSGAGSQTYTTADGKSVTADLGTFDFAADGDGTTNNITFDQTQGGTGFSATLQIGANTGQSMTLNISDMRAAALGLSSATGGTEDVTDSDGNTVTASFTATQQVTDGTNNDNTEYALDLSSSDKASAAISVIDNAINTVSSERSKLGAYENRLDHTINNLNTSSQNITEASSRITDVDMASEMSEQTKDSILSQAAQAMLAQANQQPQQVLQLLRG from the coding sequence ATGCAAATTAACACTAACATTACGGCAATGAACACGCTTCGTCTATTGAACAACGCGTCACAAGCTCAATCCAAATCAATGGCGAAATTATCTTCAGGTCTTCGTATTAACAGTGCTGCTGATGATGCAGCAGGCCTATCAATCTCTGAAAAAATGAAAGGTCAAATCCGTGGATTAGACCAAGCGAGCCGTAACGCTCAAGACGGTATCTCAATGACGCAAACAGCTGAAGGTGCCTTAAACGAAACAACAGACATCCTTCAACGTATGCGTGAATTAGCTACACAATCTGCGAACGACACCAACACCGATCAAGACCGTAGCGCGATCCAAGATGAAATGAACCAATTAACGGATGAAGTAAACCGTATTGGTAATACAACTGAGTTTAACACTCAGAAGTTGTTGAATGGTGGTAATGCTGGTCCTGTACAAAATGTGCAAGCAGATTCAGCATTTACAAACGCTGCAGTAACAGGTGCAAGTGGATTGACTGGTGATACAGATCATACAATTGCTATTACTTATAATGCAGGAACTTCTGCAACAACAATAGCAGCAAGTACTTCATTAACCAAAGCTGGCACAGGAACAGCAACTGGAACTATTAGCGGAACATATACTGGTACATCTGATATTTCATCTATTACTGTAGCAAAGGATTCAACTACAGGTGATTGGACTGTTAATGGTGATACAGTAACTCCTTCAACTAATGATTTAAGCTGGAATGGTTTAACTATTAGCTTTGATGATATTAGTAATACAGCTAATGGTGATACTTTTACTTATACAGGTGATGTAAATGCCGAAGTTGCTGCTGGTTATACTGCAACAATTGATGATAGTGCTGTAACAGGAACCGTTTCTTCGGGTGCTGGTTCTCAAACTTATACAACTGCTGATGGCAAATCTGTAACAGCTGATCTTGGTACATTCGATTTTGCCGCTGATGGCGACGGCACAACAAATAATATTACATTTGACCAAACCCAAGGTGGAACAGGCTTCAGTGCTACACTACAAATTGGTGCTAATACTGGACAAAGTATGACACTTAATATTAGTGATATGCGTGCTGCAGCTCTTGGTTTATCCTCTGCAACTGGCGGAACTGAAGATGTAACAGATAGTGATGGCAATACTGTTACGGCATCTTTTACAGCGACTCAGCAAGTTACCGATGGAACTAACAATGACAACACTGAATATGCTCTAGACTTATCATCTTCAGATAAAGCATCTGCTGCCATTTCTGTAATTGATAATGCGATCAACACTGTTTCATCTGAGCGTTCTAAATTGGGTGCTTACGAGAACCGTTTAGATCACACGATTAACAACTTGAACACTTCTAGCCAAAACATCACGGAAGCTTCATCACGTATCACTGATGTAGATATGGCGAGTGAAATGAGTGAGCAAACGAAAGATTCTATTCTTTCTCAGGCTGCTCAAGCTATGCTTGCTCAAGCTAACCAACAACCACAACAAGTTCTTCAATTACTTCGTGGTTAA